A stretch of the Neptunomonas phycophila genome encodes the following:
- the puuE gene encoding allantoinase PuuE, producing the protein MDYPRDLIGYAGKPPHPQWPNDAKIALSFVLNYEEGGERNILHGDEESEAFLSEMPSAVPFPNARHMSMESIYEYGSRAGVWRILNLFKKNDIPLTIFAVAMAAERYPEIIKFMANEGHEICSHGYRWIDYAFMDKDEEREHLIKAIKILADITGKRPVGWYTGRNGIHTRDLVMEEGGFLYDSDAYDDDLPYWINNDGKGHLVIPYTLDTNDMRFAQVQGFNTGEQFYQYLKDSFDTLYEEGDTAPKMLSIGLHCRLIGRPGRLAALKRFVEYTKQFEGVWYARREDIATHWHTHHPFKG; encoded by the coding sequence ATGGACTATCCACGCGACTTGATCGGCTACGCCGGAAAACCTCCCCATCCACAATGGCCAAATGATGCAAAGATCGCTCTTTCTTTTGTACTCAACTACGAAGAAGGTGGAGAGCGGAACATACTCCATGGAGATGAAGAATCAGAAGCATTCTTATCAGAAATGCCATCCGCCGTACCATTTCCAAATGCTCGACACATGAGCATGGAATCCATTTATGAATACGGCAGCCGTGCTGGTGTTTGGCGCATTCTTAACCTATTTAAGAAAAACGACATCCCGCTTACTATTTTTGCAGTGGCAATGGCCGCTGAGCGCTATCCTGAAATCATCAAATTTATGGCGAATGAAGGACATGAAATCTGTAGCCATGGGTATCGCTGGATAGATTACGCGTTCATGGACAAAGACGAGGAACGAGAGCACCTTATCAAAGCCATTAAAATACTGGCTGATATTACTGGCAAGCGACCAGTTGGTTGGTACACCGGCCGCAACGGTATCCACACTCGTGATCTGGTAATGGAAGAAGGCGGATTTCTATATGACTCAGACGCCTATGATGACGACCTCCCCTATTGGATCAATAACGACGGGAAAGGTCACCTCGTCATCCCTTATACACTCGACACCAACGATATGCGTTTTGCGCAAGTACAAGGGTTTAATACAGGCGAGCAGTTTTACCAGTATTTAAAAGACAGCTTCGACACGCTTTACGAAGAGGGAGATACTGCGCCCAAAATGCTATCTATCGGCTTGCATTGTCGTCTAATAGGCCGTCCTGGCAGGCTTGCAGCACTTAAACGCTTCGTTGAATACACCAAACAATTTGAAGGTGTTTGGTATGCGCGGCGCGAAGATATCGCTACCCACTGGCACACACATCATCCATTTAAGGGTTAA
- a CDS encoding extensin family protein yields MKQRISIILLFTCLAGAYFFYDPYIANFYKRYETDLPWTRLDLSKPIGLSTRMKLVALRDDLNQCETLLEEAGIHYQRLPSRGGAECLANDLIKTLPSEPLVSKLTPPNVAPACSVVAAYVVWEQQIVQTAALEFFQQPVTGIEHYGSYNCRRMYGQASGRWSQHATGNAIDIAGFILKNGERISIKRDWKNAGQKSNFLKAIRDGACDVYATVLSPEYNAAHADHFHFDQAQRGKTGWGVCR; encoded by the coding sequence TTGAAACAACGTATCTCTATTATTTTACTGTTCACCTGCTTAGCAGGGGCCTACTTCTTTTACGATCCTTATATTGCTAACTTTTACAAGCGCTATGAAACTGATCTCCCTTGGACACGATTAGATTTAAGTAAACCAATAGGTTTATCAACTCGCATGAAATTAGTTGCACTGAGGGATGACCTTAACCAATGTGAAACGCTGCTCGAAGAAGCGGGGATTCATTATCAGCGCCTACCCTCACGCGGCGGTGCTGAATGCTTAGCAAACGACCTAATTAAAACACTGCCTTCTGAGCCCCTTGTATCCAAACTAACCCCACCTAATGTAGCCCCTGCTTGTTCAGTGGTGGCTGCTTATGTTGTTTGGGAGCAGCAAATTGTGCAAACCGCTGCTTTAGAGTTTTTCCAACAGCCGGTTACTGGCATTGAGCATTATGGATCTTATAATTGCCGACGCATGTACGGGCAAGCTAGCGGTCGTTGGAGTCAACACGCAACAGGCAATGCTATTGATATTGCAGGATTTATTCTAAAAAACGGTGAGCGTATTAGTATTAAACGTGATTGGAAAAACGCGGGACAGAAATCTAACTTTCTTAAGGCTATTCGCGATGGCGCTTGTGATGTCTATGCGACGGTATTATCTCCAGAATACAACGCCGCACATGCCGACCACTTCCACTTTGACCAAGCTCAGCGTGGAAAAACAGGATGGGGAGTTTGCCGTTAA
- a CDS encoding universal stress protein has protein sequence MGVYSNILLAVDLSDESDQLIEKTRAIARNNDATVTVLHVIEPLSFAYGGDVPMDLTTVQDQLNEHARTNLAAFTKKLDFPVADQMVLVGHTETEIHRIAEAKNCDLIVVGSHGRHGLALLLGSTANSVLHGAPCDVLAIRIEVTD, from the coding sequence ATGGGCGTTTATTCCAACATACTACTTGCTGTTGACCTATCCGATGAATCGGATCAACTCATCGAAAAAACACGTGCTATAGCTCGTAACAACGACGCTACGGTGACGGTTTTACATGTTATAGAACCTCTGAGTTTTGCATATGGCGGCGATGTCCCTATGGACCTAACCACCGTTCAAGATCAGCTCAATGAACACGCTCGAACTAACCTAGCCGCTTTTACTAAAAAGCTTGATTTTCCCGTAGCGGATCAAATGGTTTTGGTAGGCCATACCGAAACAGAGATCCATCGTATAGCCGAAGCTAAAAACTGCGATTTAATTGTTGTAGGTAGCCACGGGCGTCATGGCCTTGCCCTACTACTGGGTTCAACGGCCAACAGCGTTTTACATGGAGCACCTTGTGATGTACTTGCTATTCGCATCGAAGTAACCGACTAA
- a CDS encoding ureidoglycolate lyase, which translates to MTSSESTTALSDKLLQPEPLTAEAFAPYGDVIETADRDYFLINQDYTRRYHRLADVDTDKDGSAIISIFRAQVYPRPLQINMMEKHPLGSQAFIPLNQQAFLVVVAPPGDTVTPHDLKAFITNGLQGVNYHKGTWHYPVIALNNDDEFLVVDRSGTGNNCIEVFFNSDQSPVLQT; encoded by the coding sequence ATGACAAGTTCTGAATCGACAACAGCTCTTTCGGATAAATTATTACAACCTGAGCCACTCACGGCTGAAGCATTTGCACCTTATGGCGATGTAATTGAAACGGCTGATCGCGACTATTTTCTCATTAATCAGGATTATACTCGACGTTATCACCGCTTAGCCGACGTCGATACAGACAAAGACGGATCTGCCATCATTAGCATTTTTAGGGCGCAGGTTTATCCTCGCCCTTTACAGATCAATATGATGGAAAAACACCCGCTTGGCAGCCAAGCTTTCATCCCTTTAAACCAACAAGCTTTTCTGGTGGTAGTTGCTCCGCCTGGCGATACCGTAACACCCCACGACTTAAAAGCGTTTATTACCAATGGATTACAAGGGGTTAATTATCACAAAGGGACATGGCATTACCCTGTTATTGCGTTAAATAATGATGACGAGTTTTTAGTCGTTGACCGCTCTGGCACTGGCAATAATTGTATTGAAGTGTTTTTTAACAGTGACCAAAGTCCTGTACTGCAAACTTGA
- a CDS encoding siderophore-interacting protein, with translation MVNKEIQTAKQSAPEQRGNGRRGGRGVVREVVVSRTQQLSPHLKRVVLTGDSLSDFPEDQEGAYVKLRIDQGSEKLIMRSYTIQAFDPSTRELALDFVVGQHVGPATDWADTVSVGQKVSIGGPGPRKMHYFDASTYLLVGDLTSINAVIAYANLIDSSATVHAFLEAPSSEDFLAIDWPKNVQVSWHLAEKGKHDSIVEAVKQMESLPVDTHVFIASEASVFRELRRFVRDNVGLPNEQLFASAYWKEGKDSDQLSMDKLQDTI, from the coding sequence ATGGTAAATAAAGAAATACAGACAGCTAAACAGAGTGCCCCTGAGCAACGTGGTAATGGTCGTCGTGGTGGAAGAGGTGTGGTGCGCGAAGTGGTGGTGTCAAGAACGCAGCAACTGTCTCCTCACTTGAAGCGGGTTGTTCTAACGGGCGATTCGTTGAGTGATTTCCCAGAAGATCAGGAAGGTGCTTATGTTAAGTTGCGAATCGACCAAGGCTCTGAAAAGTTGATTATGCGCTCTTACACTATACAAGCGTTTGATCCCTCTACACGAGAGTTGGCACTTGATTTTGTGGTTGGTCAGCATGTTGGGCCAGCGACCGATTGGGCTGATACGGTATCGGTGGGTCAAAAAGTATCTATTGGCGGTCCTGGGCCTCGTAAAATGCACTACTTTGATGCATCTACTTACTTGCTGGTGGGGGATTTAACATCCATTAATGCCGTAATTGCCTACGCAAACCTCATTGATTCTAGTGCCACGGTTCATGCGTTTTTAGAAGCGCCTAGTTCAGAAGATTTTTTAGCGATTGACTGGCCAAAGAATGTTCAAGTGAGCTGGCACTTAGCTGAAAAAGGAAAGCATGACAGCATAGTTGAGGCTGTAAAACAAATGGAGAGCTTACCAGTAGATACTCATGTTTTTATTGCATCAGAAGCGAGTGTGTTTCGTGAGTTACGCCGTTTCGTTCGCGATAATGTAGGTTTGCCGAATGAGCAGCTTTTTGCTTCGGCGTATTGGAAGGAAGGTAAAGATAGCGACCAATTATCGATGGATAAGCTACAGGATACGATTTAA
- the alc gene encoding allantoicase: MTNNTEFTHLLNLADARLGSIATFVTDDWFADVNRMLQPQPPVWKEGVFDDNGKWMDGWESRRKRYEGYDHAIIKLGVAGVFKGVDIDTTFFTGNYPPSASLEACNSPEAEPDDSTQWTQVLAPVNLQGDSNNLFDIDSDQPWTHVRFNIFPDGGVARLRIYGTPFVDWSQNLDQTYDFASALLGARSLACSDEHYGKMSNILNPGRGINMGDGWETARRRVPGNDWVIIQLAKPCLPEEIIVDTHFFKGNYPDSCSIQAALVESATDEQVATRSLYWRELLPAQKLQMDREHTFNSELNDLGVVSHIKLNIFPDGGISRIRVIGKLPA, from the coding sequence ATGACGAACAACACTGAATTTACACACCTCTTAAACCTAGCGGATGCACGACTAGGCTCCATCGCTACCTTTGTCACCGACGACTGGTTTGCAGACGTAAACCGAATGCTTCAGCCACAGCCACCTGTTTGGAAAGAAGGGGTATTTGACGACAATGGCAAGTGGATGGATGGATGGGAATCTCGCCGCAAACGCTATGAAGGCTATGATCATGCCATTATAAAACTTGGGGTTGCAGGCGTGTTTAAAGGTGTTGATATTGATACCACTTTTTTTACCGGAAATTATCCTCCTTCTGCCTCACTTGAAGCCTGCAATAGCCCAGAGGCCGAACCGGACGACTCTACGCAATGGACTCAAGTGCTAGCGCCTGTCAATCTTCAAGGCGATAGCAACAATTTATTTGATATTGACTCTGACCAACCGTGGACCCATGTTCGTTTTAACATTTTCCCTGATGGCGGTGTTGCTCGTTTGCGCATTTATGGGACACCTTTTGTTGATTGGTCTCAAAACCTAGATCAAACCTACGACTTTGCATCCGCTCTTCTTGGAGCTCGCTCTCTTGCCTGCAGTGACGAGCACTATGGAAAAATGAGCAATATTCTAAACCCTGGGCGCGGTATTAACATGGGTGACGGCTGGGAGACTGCTCGTCGACGGGTACCCGGAAACGACTGGGTTATCATCCAACTAGCTAAGCCATGCCTACCCGAAGAGATAATCGTGGACACCCACTTTTTTAAAGGTAACTATCCCGATAGCTGCTCAATACAAGCTGCCCTTGTTGAAAGTGCTACAGATGAACAGGTAGCCACTCGTAGCCTATATTGGCGAGAACTACTACCCGCTCAAAAGCTACAAATGGATCGTGAGCATACCTTCAACAGCGAGCTGAATGACCTCGGCGTAGTTTCACATATTAAACTTAATATTTTCCCAGATGGTGGCATCAGCCGTATACGTGTAATCGGCAAACTGCCTGCTTAA
- the uraH gene encoding hydroxyisourate hydrolase, translated as MGYLTTHVLDTAKGCPGSAMQVRLYRIVDGRSELLSEIVTNSDGRCDSPILAADDFKMGKYELVFEAGDYFRRSGTLGSGPSFVEDVVIRFVISDESDHYHVPLIVSPYSFSTYRGS; from the coding sequence ATGGGATACTTAACAACACATGTTTTAGATACAGCAAAAGGGTGTCCTGGCAGTGCTATGCAGGTCCGGTTGTATCGTATTGTTGATGGTCGGTCAGAGCTGTTAAGCGAGATTGTGACCAATAGTGATGGCCGTTGCGATTCACCTATACTTGCCGCTGATGATTTTAAGATGGGCAAGTATGAGTTGGTCTTCGAGGCTGGTGATTACTTTAGACGTTCGGGGACCTTAGGCTCAGGGCCATCATTTGTAGAAGATGTAGTGATTCGTTTTGTGATTTCTGATGAGTCCGATCATTATCACGTGCCGTTAATTGTTTCGCCTTATAGCTTTTCAACGTATCGAGGCAGTTAG
- a CDS encoding dienelactone hydrolase family protein codes for MRFCAITLRCFITLISTLLTVNSFAGPSHLKQHQFSFPELPYTSYVNFPSATEANPIEISAQLRIPKGYESQKIPAVVIMHGSAGVDSRGSLYTQALNEAGIATLEVDLWAARGWTGSVSGRPSGVPETVPDAFGALKFLSTQPGIDANNIGILGFSWGGVITMLAATQPYADQFGQNLRFASHIANYPVCWAYNTVPGYEFYHLTGAPVLIQSGELDTYDLPDTCSNLVSSLPNDAQGVLAHRQYRGATHAWDRLQPEMIVTDPYACLGSGCEVTFTPNLRQAIKSQRKVVRFFRQTLNN; via the coding sequence ATGCGCTTTTGTGCCATTACATTACGGTGTTTTATCACTCTGATAAGTACTTTATTAACTGTTAACAGCTTCGCAGGCCCCTCCCACTTAAAACAGCACCAATTTAGCTTTCCTGAATTACCTTACACATCATACGTTAACTTCCCTTCAGCAACAGAAGCCAACCCTATTGAGATATCAGCTCAACTGCGTATCCCAAAAGGCTATGAAAGCCAAAAAATTCCTGCGGTCGTTATCATGCATGGCAGCGCCGGAGTAGACAGCCGCGGTTCACTTTATACGCAAGCTCTTAATGAAGCAGGCATAGCGACATTGGAGGTTGATCTTTGGGCTGCTCGTGGTTGGACAGGCAGCGTTAGCGGGCGACCGAGCGGCGTTCCCGAAACAGTCCCGGATGCCTTTGGCGCGCTAAAATTCCTATCCACGCAACCTGGAATTGATGCTAATAATATCGGCATATTAGGCTTTTCTTGGGGAGGCGTCATTACCATGCTAGCGGCAACTCAACCCTATGCAGACCAATTTGGGCAGAATCTTAGATTTGCTAGTCATATCGCTAATTATCCAGTTTGCTGGGCTTACAACACTGTCCCTGGTTATGAGTTCTACCACTTAACAGGTGCTCCAGTGCTAATCCAATCAGGTGAACTAGACACCTACGATCTACCAGATACATGTAGCAATCTGGTCAGCTCATTACCAAACGATGCGCAAGGGGTATTGGCACACCGCCAATATCGCGGCGCAACTCATGCTTGGGACAGATTACAACCCGAGATGATCGTTACCGACCCCTATGCATGTTTAGGGTCGGGCTGTGAAGTTACGTTTACTCCCAACTTACGACAGGCAATTAAATCTCAGCGCAAGGTTGTTCGTTTTTTTCGTCAAACGTTAAATAACTGA
- a CDS encoding ATP-binding cassette domain-containing protein, which produces MPLIRIDKASLAFGTRPLLTEVELNIEPGERIGLVGLNGAGKSTLMKVINKEVALDGGDLWIDPACRIAQLPQALPAADERRVWDVVAEGLQDIVNLRREYDEVASQDDISMSKLESLQQKIEALDGWQLEQNVERVLTQLSLDGEALMSSLSGGWRRRAALGAALVQNPDLLLLDEPTNHLDIGTIEWMEQQLIEFRGGLLFVSHDRALVDHLATRIIELDRGVLTSFKGNYTSYVEQKQVLLENEARQNALFDKKLAQEEVWIRQGIKARRTRNEGRVRTLEKLRNERAERMNRQGKASFNLEEAQKSGKLAAELEHVSVAFEGKQVIRDFSMTLQRGDRVGLIGPNGAGKSTLLKLILGDIEPDSGSIKRGTKLEVAYFDQLRGQLDMDKTVIDNISEGRESIEINGNTRHIIGYLNDFLFSPERARTPVRALSGGECNRVLLAKLFSQPANLLVLDEPTNDLDVETLELLEEILMEYKGTVLLVSHDRAFLDNVVTSTVAFEGNGRLKAYVGGYKDWLRQRPEPTAVGKEAGKNAPKPAKEAAKVEPVKAAPAPKKASVKLSYKLQRELESLPAEIEAAENSLEALQSEMADPAFYEQDHAKVAEKVAQLSEQEATLERLMERWVELEAMQEG; this is translated from the coding sequence ATGCCGCTAATTCGAATTGACAAAGCCTCGCTTGCTTTTGGTACACGCCCACTATTAACAGAAGTTGAGCTTAACATTGAACCTGGCGAACGAATTGGCTTGGTGGGTTTAAATGGAGCGGGTAAATCCACGTTGATGAAAGTGATCAACAAAGAAGTAGCACTAGATGGTGGCGACCTTTGGATCGATCCTGCCTGCCGAATTGCGCAGTTGCCTCAAGCTTTACCTGCAGCCGACGAACGTCGTGTTTGGGATGTCGTTGCAGAAGGTTTACAAGATATTGTGAATTTACGTCGAGAGTATGATGAAGTGGCATCACAAGACGATATTTCAATGTCTAAATTAGAGTCACTTCAGCAAAAGATTGAAGCCTTGGATGGCTGGCAGCTAGAACAAAATGTAGAGCGAGTGCTGACTCAACTGTCGTTAGATGGCGAGGCGCTAATGTCGTCATTGTCTGGCGGTTGGCGTCGTCGTGCCGCATTGGGCGCAGCGTTGGTTCAGAACCCTGACTTGTTGTTATTGGATGAGCCAACAAACCATTTAGATATTGGCACCATTGAATGGATGGAGCAGCAACTGATTGAGTTTAGAGGCGGCTTATTATTTGTATCACATGACCGAGCATTAGTAGATCACCTGGCTACACGTATTATTGAATTAGACCGAGGTGTGTTAACCAGTTTCAAGGGTAACTACACGAGTTATGTAGAGCAAAAACAAGTATTGCTTGAGAACGAAGCCCGTCAAAACGCATTGTTTGATAAAAAATTAGCGCAAGAAGAAGTATGGATACGCCAGGGTATCAAAGCACGACGTACCCGGAATGAGGGCCGTGTTCGCACGCTGGAAAAGCTACGTAATGAACGTGCTGAGCGGATGAATCGGCAGGGCAAAGCGAGCTTTAATTTAGAAGAAGCTCAGAAGTCCGGCAAATTAGCTGCCGAGCTAGAGCATGTGAGTGTTGCTTTTGAGGGTAAGCAGGTTATTCGTGATTTTTCTATGACGCTGCAGCGGGGAGACCGGGTTGGATTAATAGGCCCGAACGGTGCTGGTAAAAGTACGCTGTTAAAATTAATTTTAGGTGATATCGAGCCTGATTCGGGCAGTATTAAACGAGGCACTAAATTAGAAGTTGCCTATTTTGATCAGTTGCGTGGTCAGCTGGATATGGATAAGACGGTTATTGACAATATTTCTGAAGGCCGTGAGTCGATCGAGATCAACGGGAATACTCGTCATATTATTGGGTATCTAAATGACTTTTTATTTTCGCCTGAGCGTGCCCGCACACCAGTAAGAGCACTTTCGGGTGGTGAGTGTAATCGCGTTTTACTGGCTAAATTGTTTAGCCAACCTGCTAATTTACTGGTGCTCGATGAGCCAACCAACGACCTTGATGTAGAAACTCTTGAGCTACTGGAAGAGATTCTGATGGAGTATAAAGGCACGGTATTGCTGGTAAGTCATGATCGGGCCTTTCTTGATAACGTGGTTACGAGTACGGTGGCTTTTGAAGGTAATGGTCGCCTTAAAGCTTATGTAGGCGGGTATAAAGATTGGTTGCGCCAACGCCCTGAACCAACTGCTGTGGGTAAAGAAGCGGGTAAAAATGCGCCAAAGCCTGCAAAAGAAGCTGCAAAAGTAGAGCCAGTCAAAGCCGCTCCTGCACCCAAAAAAGCATCTGTGAAACTGAGCTACAAACTGCAGCGCGAGCTGGAAAGTTTGCCAGCTGAAATAGAAGCGGCCGAAAACTCATTGGAAGCTTTGCAATCTGAAATGGCTGATCCAGCTTTTTACGAGCAAGATCACGCCAAAGTTGCAGAAAAAGTGGCTCAGCTATCTGAGCAAGAAGCGACACTAGAGCGCTTGATGGAGCGCTGGGTTGAGTTAGAGGCAATGCAAGAGGGCTAA
- a CDS encoding DUF1653 domain-containing protein, whose product MNTQADKPSDLIKPILAVGRYQHYKGAEYQVVDVVCHSETQEWLVLYYPLYGNRQLWVRPYDMFTESVELSDGTTQSRFTLVEPE is encoded by the coding sequence ATGAATACGCAAGCAGATAAACCATCAGATTTAATTAAGCCTATTCTTGCTGTAGGAAGGTATCAGCATTATAAAGGTGCTGAATATCAAGTAGTCGATGTTGTTTGTCACTCCGAAACTCAAGAGTGGTTAGTTTTGTACTACCCCTTGTATGGTAATCGTCAGTTATGGGTCCGACCTTACGATATGTTTACTGAGTCGGTAGAGCTATCAGACGGCACTACGCAATCAAGATTCACACTGGTTGAGCCAGAGTAA
- a CDS encoding TetR/AcrR family transcriptional regulator, translating into MSRIRERNRERILEAAAIEFADKGFAATKIIDIAKKVQLPKPNIYYYFQSKENLYRCVLESIIEPLLEASTPFATYDDPAAALQAYIHTKIRISKEHPHASKVFASEIMHGAPYLPADISDKLMQQTVSTTARLNAWMDEGKMDRVDSHHLLFTIWASTQTYADFDWQIGRVTGKKKLSKNDYQTAAELITKMVLSGCGLTLPSNNH; encoded by the coding sequence ATGAGTAGAATCCGCGAGCGTAACCGCGAACGTATTTTAGAGGCTGCAGCCATAGAGTTTGCAGATAAAGGGTTTGCCGCCACTAAAATTATCGATATCGCTAAAAAAGTACAATTACCCAAACCCAACATCTACTATTATTTTCAAAGTAAAGAAAACCTATACCGTTGTGTTCTCGAGTCAATTATCGAGCCTTTACTAGAAGCTTCCACCCCATTTGCAACATATGACGACCCCGCCGCAGCGCTGCAGGCATATATACATACTAAAATTCGTATTTCAAAAGAACACCCACATGCATCCAAGGTATTTGCTAGCGAAATCATGCATGGCGCACCTTATTTACCGGCTGATATTTCCGATAAACTTATGCAACAAACCGTCAGTACTACCGCGCGATTAAACGCTTGGATGGATGAAGGAAAGATGGATAGAGTAGACTCGCACCACCTACTCTTTACTATTTGGGCATCAACACAAACATATGCCGATTTTGATTGGCAGATTGGGCGAGTGACAGGCAAGAAGAAGTTAAGTAAGAATGATTATCAAACCGCTGCCGAACTGATTACCAAGATGGTATTGAGTGGCTGTGGCTTAACATTACCCTCTAATAATCACTAA
- the uraD gene encoding 2-oxo-4-hydroxy-4-carboxy-5-ureidoimidazoline decarboxylase codes for MNTKQCFTHIKPSTMSLDEFVETFADIYEHSPWVAEKAFLLGPLNQFDEIDVLHQAMSQCLFNASYDEQLALINAHPDLAGRAAMKGELTASSTAEQSGAGISECTPEEFDRFTRLNDTYKTRFGFPFIKAVKGSNRYQILDAFEQRITNAPDVEFQTALEEINKIARFRLETL; via the coding sequence ATGAACACAAAACAATGCTTTACCCATATCAAACCCAGCACTATGAGCTTGGATGAATTTGTAGAAACCTTCGCGGACATTTACGAGCACTCCCCATGGGTTGCCGAAAAGGCCTTTTTATTAGGTCCGCTTAACCAATTCGATGAAATTGATGTTTTACATCAAGCGATGTCGCAGTGCTTATTTAACGCCAGTTATGACGAGCAACTAGCACTAATAAATGCTCATCCTGACCTAGCCGGTCGCGCCGCCATGAAAGGAGAGTTGACGGCCTCCTCCACGGCAGAACAGTCAGGCGCGGGCATTAGCGAATGCACACCTGAAGAATTTGATCGCTTCACTCGTCTTAACGATACCTACAAGACACGTTTTGGCTTTCCGTTCATCAAAGCCGTTAAAGGTAGTAACCGCTACCAGATACTCGACGCGTTTGAACAACGCATCACGAATGCCCCTGATGTGGAATTTCAAACAGCACTAGAAGAGATCAATAAAATTGCACGTTTTCGCTTAGAAACCCTTTAA
- a CDS encoding MarR family winged helix-turn-helix transcriptional regulator produces MQDSNDFSETIYSLMYVFKVRLRHVIREHTKDINGMHVRTLRLIEQQQPCTALDVSVGLNRDKGQITRLIKELIANGWIIKTPNPHDKRSQLLALTDQGESLMTLIAQEEKLIIKTMTNGLSEDQLNTFKQTANQLINNLKQQDTSDIT; encoded by the coding sequence ATGCAGGACTCAAACGACTTTAGCGAAACCATTTATTCCCTCATGTATGTATTCAAAGTACGTTTACGTCATGTCATTCGCGAACACACAAAAGATATAAATGGTATGCATGTGCGTACACTGCGTCTAATCGAGCAACAGCAACCATGTACAGCCTTGGATGTTTCGGTCGGTTTAAATCGTGACAAAGGCCAAATTACCCGGTTAATCAAAGAGCTCATTGCCAATGGGTGGATTATTAAAACACCTAACCCTCACGATAAACGAAGCCAGCTACTCGCATTGACGGACCAAGGTGAGTCGCTCATGACATTAATTGCTCAAGAAGAGAAGCTCATCATTAAAACGATGACAAACGGATTATCAGAAGACCAATTAAACACATTCAAACAAACTGCTAACCAATTGATAAACAACTTAAAACAACAAGACACATCTGATATCACTTAA
- a CDS encoding tRNA (adenine(22)-N(1))-methyltransferase, with product MKLGKRLSAIESLVTDQYTQIWDCCCDHGLLGASLLARQAAPVVHFVDILPELMNEVERKLQQFHPKKINTASTSVWEVHCQDVATLTIPKQTGKHLIIIAGIGGDLMADLIAAINQKNSDVEIDYLLCPVHHQFTLRETLIDLDFALIEEQLVKENKRFYELLLVANKPPLSSNTITPVGERIWTTTSPEQKQIAAEYLAKTIGHYQRSMLNSSQEIEPIINAYQAITIR from the coding sequence ATGAAACTCGGCAAACGTTTATCAGCAATAGAAAGCTTAGTCACTGATCAATACACCCAAATTTGGGATTGCTGCTGTGATCATGGATTGCTAGGGGCCTCTCTACTCGCCCGACAAGCTGCTCCGGTTGTGCATTTCGTAGATATATTGCCCGAGCTAATGAATGAAGTGGAACGGAAGTTACAGCAATTCCACCCAAAGAAAATAAACACGGCAAGCACTTCGGTATGGGAGGTTCATTGCCAAGATGTAGCGACTCTCACTATTCCAAAACAGACCGGAAAACACCTAATTATTATTGCCGGTATTGGTGGTGATTTAATGGCTGACCTTATCGCTGCGATTAACCAAAAAAATTCGGATGTTGAAATAGATTACTTACTCTGCCCGGTTCATCATCAATTTACACTAAGAGAGACACTGATAGACTTAGACTTTGCCTTGATTGAGGAGCAGTTAGTCAAAGAGAACAAACGTTTTTATGAGCTACTTTTGGTTGCTAACAAGCCGCCCTTATCTAGCAACACAATAACGCCTGTTGGCGAACGTATCTGGACAACAACCTCTCCTGAACAAAAACAAATTGCCGCCGAGTATCTAGCCAAAACCATCGGCCATTACCAACGCTCAATGCTCAACTCCTCGCAAGAAATCGAGCCAATTATTAACGCCTACCAAGCTATAACTATCCGATAA